Genomic DNA from Pongo pygmaeus isolate AG05252 chromosome 16, NHGRI_mPonPyg2-v2.0_pri, whole genome shotgun sequence:
AATTGGttacattaagaaaaaagttCCCTTACTATCTTTATGATGGTATAAGGAGTTGAGATTGGTGAGATAATGAACATAATCATTAGTTAAAAGTGGAGGTCAAAAGGGAGGAAACCAAAActtgaaagtgctggaattggctaggcatggtggctcatgcctgtaatcccagtactttgggaggccaaagcgagtgGATCttttgagccccagagtttgagacccagcctgggcaacatggcaaaaccccatctctacagaaaatacaaaaaattagctgagcgtgttggcatgtgcctgtagttccagctactagggaggctgaggtgggaggatcctctGAGCCTGGGAGATCTAGGCTGCAGTGGGCCCTGCTTGTGCcgcggcactccagcctgggccacagtgagactgtgtctcaaaaaaagaaagaaagaaagtgctggaagttttttttttttgagacaagttctggctctattgccccggctagagtacagtggcgcacaATCcaggcttaccgcaacctctgcctcccaggctcaagccattctcccacctcagcctcctgagtagttgggactacaggcatgcaccaccgtgcctgtctaatttttttgtttgtatttattcatgtattttctgtatttaaatttttttttgtgtaagTGATTCAAAGGCCATTTCCTTAGCAAACATCCAGCCTTTTGTCCTAAGAGGCAACAGTGAATGTATCCTATTACTAATAGACTATTAACTGAAACTGAGATTTGACTTCATATCCAGAATGGTGGACCTTGGAAACTAATATATCAACTAACCATCCTATAAAATTGAAAGTGCATTGCTTTTGTACATCACTTTAATAACTTTGACATTTTTTGCTGATATCAAATAAAAGCATGTATGTGTTTGCCACAGCACCTTTGACACCCTCTAGTTGACTCTCTAGTTAGAAATAACCATTCTTTGTGCTGCATTGGATTCACTGCCTCCTGAATGATTTCTTGCTGAATCAGCTGACTGAGGAAGCCAGAAAGATATGCATTTGATAATGTACTCTGTCCAAGACTGTCCAGAGGCCAGCTTATATCCGCTCCTGTGGCAAGGAGGGGATGTATAATGGACTGTCTTTGCCCTCTGACCAGAATGCAGTGAGCTCTCAGTTTTTACTGTTCTTTCCACTCGTACCACCAAATCCCAGTCTCTTTAGTAAGGAAGGGTCTTATTCCTTGgccttatttttgtatgtttgattTTCTAGTCCTGGTGTCTAAATCAATTAGCTAGTTTAGATAAGAAGAAGTCTTAGTAGTCAAAAGTAGGAACGAATGTAATGTTTCCTGAAATGCTGATACCaatttttacaaaggaaaaaatgtctaGCTCAGATTCTATAAACGTGTGAACTCATTTTGAACTTTAAATTCAGATAGAAAATGTCTTAAAACAACTTAACTGCCTGTTTCTCCATTGTTTTTGAAATTCTTAAGTGTAATACCACCTTGAGTGAAAAAGAATCTCCATGTATCTAGTTAGTAAATAAACTGCTGCCTATAGAAATCACAGGAAGCAAATTCATCTAATTAAGAcctattttcaaaaaaatcatgGAGTCATAAGTGAAAGTATATACCCTCCTTgctttgttgtattttattttatttatttttttaagacagagtctcagtgtgtcgcccaggctggagtgcagtggcacaatctcggcccactgcaacctctgcttcctgggttcaagctattctcgtgcctcaggcccacaagtagttgggattacaggcgcccaccaccacgcctggctaatttttgtatttttatagagatggggttttcaccacgttggccaggctggtctcgaactcttggcctcaagcagtccgcccaccttggcctcccaaaatgctgggattacaggcgtgagccaccacacctgtcacTTGCTTTGGTTTTGACTCACAGTGTGTCAGAATTAGTTTTCTAGTACCCCCTGTTTATCTTTAGTGGCTTGGGTTTTTTTGGCAGAGGGGTCTCTAACTTTGAACCCATCTGATAAATGCAACTATTAAAGGTCATTTTAGTTTCTGTGATCTGTATGGTGACGTTTATAAACCCTATGCCTCATAtgttaaatgtttttcattttgcctAGGTCTGAGTCCTGAGGTCACACCCAGTCTTCGATGAAACGAAGTATATTCATTTTGTCCTTCCCCACCCACTAACAgcctttgttgttttcatttctgatacATTACATTTTAATATCATAAATTGTTCATTTAGTTTAGGATTTATCTTTGAAGTTGTTGTCTTCTAAAGTAGTAAGATTGGCATAGCATTGATGGTAATTAATGCCTGTCATCAACGCCAAGTGCATCCGTGATTAAAACTGCATGTTTAAGACAGGGTACCGTATCTGTGCTAAGCAGATGATATGTGGAAGTCATGCAGGTAGAAACAGGTTGAAAAGAATAAATCGGTTTTATTCGTTGGTAACTGGTCAAGAACATGCTGTTCAACCCCCTACCcccattcctttttaaaaatcatataccttatttttcttgctttatttactCTGAAGCCAAACTTCATTCTGTTGAAAGCATAGTGGTATTCTGAATGTGTTTGCCTCATTCATCTGACATtaaattctttgtttttccaGTTGTCCTTATTGGAGATTCTGGTGTTGGAAAGAGTAATCTCCTGTCTCGATTTACTCGAAATGAGTTTAATCTGGAAAGCAAGAGCACCATTGGAGTAGAGTTTGCAACAAGAAGCATCCAGGTTGATGGAAAAACAATAAAGGCACAGATATGGGACACAGCAGGGCAAGAGCGATACCGAGCTATAACATCAGCGTAAGTCTCATGGTTTTTAAATTCTGTGAAATGGGTTGCCATCCAGTGAATTAGCTGACTTTTGGTATTGGAAAAAGAActgttgtttttatcttttcagaatTCTAGTATTAGGAATccttagaaatttatttataagtatgtttttaaaactcATAATCCATATTTTGAGTTCTTCCTGGTTGCTTCCATCTTGTGGTTTTCTGATACTAAATATGTTTCTGTTTTCAGATATTATCGTGGAGCTGTAGGTGCCTTATTGGTTTATGACATTGCTAAACATCTCACATATGAAAATGTAGAGCGATGGCTGAAAGAACTGAGAGATCATGCTGATAGTAACATTGTTATCATGCTTGTGGGCAATAAGAGTGATCTACGTCATCTCAGGGCAGTTCCTACAGATGAAGCAAGAGCTTTTGCAGGTTAGTGATAGGAATTCCGTGATATTTCTTACCATTGTGCCTTGTGGTTTTGATACCTTTCCAATAAGAGTAATAGGTTATAATAGTTTCAGAAAGGTAAACATGAATGCTTAGCAAGAATTGTTTTGAAAGTTTCTGATGACTGTGTAGCTTTTTGCTTTGAGTCATTAAAACACGAATATTTTGCCGccaaaaaatgaatataaacattgtgtattctgtctctttttctattatgtttCTGTGTTTACAAAGGCTGCTGTACGTGAGCTCTATGTGAGTGAAAGGCAGAGGCTCAGGGAGTGTCAGGGACCAACAGGGATGCAGTTGCTTAGGAGCTATAACTTTTTGGCTTCATAAAGAATTCACATGTCTCTTGCCCCTGTTCTGGTAGGGACAGCATGCCAGAAGACAACATTGTGCATTGTGGCTAGTGAAAGtcttgtggccgggcatggtggctcacgcctgtaatcccagcactttgggaggctgaggtgggtggatcatgaggtcaggagatcgaggccatcttggctaacacggtgaaaccccgtctctactaaaaatataaaaaagccgggcgcggtggtggatgcctgtagtcccagctactcgggaggctgaggcaggagaatggcgtgaacccgggagcggagcttgcagtgagccgagatagcgccactgcagtccagcctgggcgaaagagcgagactctgtctcaaaacaacaaaacaaataaaaaagaaagtcttgCCTTTGCACTAATGCTTATGCTATGAATAACTTTCtgtaacagttttttaaatttcccatgCAAGAATAGCTTTATTGTAAATAATATGGCTACAACATACTGAATACTATAGCCAATATAGTTGATGGAGAGGATAGCAAGAGTTGGAAATAACTGGGAACTTGATACATTTTTACCACATTTTAAGTGGTGTCATTCATTACTAGTGAGTAGTATTTAGAtgtaacaagtatttattataaTGAAGGAGCCAATTGACAatttctcacttctttttttttttttttgggagccaggatctcactctgtcacccagtctggaatggagtggcacagtcaaggctcactgcagcctcgacctcctgggctcaagtgatcttccacctcagcctcctaagtagctgggactgctggtgtgttccaccatgctcagctaattttttgtattttttatagagagaagGGCAAAACCTCTctctggggttttgccatgttgcccagactggtcttgaactcctgggctcaagcagtccgcctgccttgggcctgccaaagtcctgggattacaggagtgagccaccatgcccagctctctcgctattatttttaatctattaaaGTGTAAATATTAAAGTGTAAGtagggtcgggcatggtggctcatgcctgtaatctcagcattttgggagactgaggcaggagaaatgcttgaggccaggagttcaagaccaggctgggcaacatagtgagacctgcaTCTCTACTtgaataaagaagtaaataaataagtaaataaataaagtgtaaatAGAATGGTGCCCTTACTGTTCCAGAAGTTGAGGAGgtcttaagttttaaaaagttctgttatttttccttttgagggCTTGAGTATATCctattctttgttttaaaacttgACAAGACTGAACTTTTGTGTCTCCCCTCAGAAAAGAATGGTTTGTCATTCATTGAGACTTCGGCTCTAGACTCTACAAATGTAGAAGCTGCTTTTCAGACAATTTTAACAGGTAAGACTTGTATTTTCAGATTACATCAGTAGGACTAGAAGTTTTAGGAAGGTAATTTAAACAAACTAATCAGTAACTAAACTATATATCAGCCGAGAGTAACTATCATTTGAGAGCTACTCTAGCAAAAGCTGTTTAGAGTGCAAAATTAACTACAACCCTTGCTCACTGAGCTTCAGTTGTCCTAATTCATCTGATTTATAGTgggaaaaatactttgaaaataattcaTTCACTTCCATTATTACTTCAGTCCAGGTATTCCATTCTTCATGGTCACAAAGTAATGTTTAAATGTACTTTTATAAGGTAAATATTGAGATCCCAGCTATAGAAAGATATAAATgcccttttttaaatttagtaaagGAAAAGCTagggaaaaaacatttttaaaaattacagcgACAAAATAAAATTCTCCCATGATACAGAAGAAAGGTATCACTTGCGTATTCTATATTGTATCATGGGAGATAATTGGTAGATAAAATCAGCCAATGATTGCAtatagaaaagttttaaaaagtagtgGGAAAGAGATGGAGTTCATGCTGTTTTGGAATGTGAATGACCAGGTCAGCCTCTGAGATAAGAAGTGTTCACTCATATTTATCCTGAAACTATTAGAATAACCAGATTTATTAGTAAGATTAGTCTTAATCTTCTAATGAGTACTTTGATGGGttgtttttaaatacttttaaattgtaTGTTACTTTTAAGAACTCATGATTTAAAATGTGGTCTTAATATATAGTATAGTTTTACGTGGCATTGTTCTAAAAAGTCTATACAGAGATATGATTGAGTTTCCAATTATAATGTAACAAGTTTTGATTTATGGTTTGTATGCAGCCCCTGTATTAGAGATTAACAGATTTTAACTTTAACATGTTATCTTCTTTTACTGTAAAAATGTAAGCGTAAAGTCAAGGAGTTAAGATTTGGAAGCCTGACTTGGATTCTAGTCCTGGCTCCTCCACTTACTATTAGTTCTACAGTCttaggcaagttacctaaccCTTTTAGGCCTtaatttctccatctataaaattcatatatattttgaggagttttgttatttcctttttgagagaaggcttatatttataaaatcttgTGATAGGATTTGACTTGACTTTTGTGACCTAAAGGTTTTTTGTCTCAGTAACGGTTAGCAAAGAATGGTCTGTCACTGCCCTAGACTTCAAAAATGAGTACCTGTAAAGTACCCATTTTGAATACTGTAAATTACTTATCTGTCCCTGGTGTATAGAGAACAGTTGGCAAATTAGTAGCTGAACAGCAATTAAGGCATGAGAAAATTGGTGATTTATGTAcctattttattataattgttttctgTTATCAGAAGAATAGTGCTAGGGTTGGATAAGCAGTCTTTGGAACACAGTAGCTTTCCTTTAGAATGTTCTCTGTCAAAGTTTCACTGCAGATTGTTTTAAGCAAGCAAGATTTGATTAAATATGCAGTATGTCTGCAAGTCCTTGTTTTCTTTATAGCCATTTGTGTGCGTTTTATTAAGTCAACATGTAGAGTACTAGATTGAGACCCAGGAGTTCTAGGGCATTACATTTTTATCACTTTGCTTCTACTCCCCGTTTAACTAAAGTCACTGAACCTCCCTGCTCCTCAGAGTCATAGTCTTAAAACATGTGAATTAAATTACCTTAAAGATGTGTGAGCATTTTAAGGCCTCAGAAAATCTCATCCGAAAAACTTTTTAGACAGTCCTCATTGTTGGAATATTTTTTATGTTCCATCAAATCTCCTCTGCTATAATTCTGGCCCATTTATTCTGATATTAAGTGAAGATGAGCCCAAGTCTTCCATATGCAGTTAACTATTTTATGCATCATTTTGTAACATTGAACTTCTGATCCACTCAAACGTGAATTAGTCGGTACTTAAAATTGAGCCCTTTTGTCTTTAAAGATGAGAGCTGGGCATgttgatgcacgcctgtaatcccagcattttgggaggctgaggcaggcagatcgcttgagctcaaacATCCTAACACCTGTAGAACAACACAGATGTCTGCTGCCACATGCAGTGAtctcaaaagttcaagaccagcctgggcaacatggtaaaaccctgtctcttaaaaaaaaaaaaaaaaaaaaaaaaaaccacaaaaaaattagccaggcatggtagtgtgtgcgcctgtagtcccagctgaggtgggaggattgcttgagcttgggaggtttaggctgcagtgagctgagatcatgccactgcactccagccttgggggcagagtgagatcctgtctcaaaaagaaaaaaaagatgaacatatggttacttttcttaaaattcaCTCTAGATTGAACTTTTGTTACAGCTTAATTGTTGCTTGAAAGCAAAGAAGACTTTAGTTTCACTTGCTACcacttttcctttctatattcacTATTTCCTCAGCTTCCTGCATAAATCTCACTGTTGGTCTGTAGGATCAGAGATCACTGCATGTGGCAGCAGACATCTGTGTTGTTCTGCAGGTGTTAGGATGTTTGTTCTAAACTTTCTTCCTCCTGTATGCCAGTGGAAATGTGAATGCATAGAGAAAACAGTAAAGAGAACAGACACTTTATTGCACTTGATTCTACCTTAAATGTTAACAGTCTTAAAGGAGTATTTACGTTATGTTTTgatattgctgaaagaaaaaatagctttaaaatttttaaaaattgagacggAGCCCactctggtcttgaattcctgaactcaagccatctgcttgccttggcctcccaaagtgctgggattataggcatgagccaccatgcccggccaaaaatttTAAGTTGTAAAATTACATATCAGAAGATTTACATTGTTACTTCAGAGTTAATTGTGTTGTTGGTTTCAGAATAGACCTATGGCATTCTTGCCACCCATGAATTTGAAAGTGACTCCATGAGATGATTTTGCTGATGGTATTTTTTTAGAGTATGAGAGTGAGACTGGTAGATTGCTCCGCCTCTGAATTTCAGTGCAGCTTTGTCTTTTCTCAGTTCACTAAAGGATGTTTTTAATGcataccttttttcttttaactttgcaTTTTGACAATTTCAAATTTAAAGAGGTTGAAATAATAGTAAAAAGAATTTGCAAATATCCTTCACCCATATTCCTCAGATGTTAATATTTTACCACGTCTgctttgtccttttctttctcttccctctaaatatatacatattttttttggcACCGTGTGAGATTAAGTGGCAGACGTGATGACCCTCCTCCTTGAGTACTTTTCAGTGTATATTTTGTAAAAACAAGGATATTCTCTTTTATAGCCACAGTATAATTATCAAAATAGTTAGATAATAGTGCCACATCAATGTTTAATTACAGACCTTATTCAGATTTTGCCAGTTGTTCCAATAATACCCTTATTAGCCaaggaaagtccaagatcaggtcATGCGTTTCATTCAGCAGTCATATCTCTTTAGTCTCCTCTAATCTCGAACAGTTCCTCAATCTTTTGTTTAttgaccttgacatttttgaagggTACAGTCCAGTTATTTTGTTGTGTACCTCATTTTgggcttttctgatttttttcctcatgaTTAAACTCAGGTTATACACTTTTGGCAGGAACACCACAAGTGTTCTTAGTGCATCGTATCAGCAGGTTTGTGATAATTGGATGTCTTATTAATTACTAGTGATGTTAACTTTGACCACTTGGTTAAGGTGATGTCTGCTAGGTTTCTCCATGTAATTAATATGTCCAGGATATCTTTTTAGTATGAagactaaattcttttttttttcccctgagtcttgctctgtcaggcaagactctgcctcctaggttcaagcaattctcatgtctcagccttccgggtagctgggatcataggcctgagccaccatgccctctaattttgtattttaagtagagacgggttttaccatgttggctaggctggtctctaactcctggcctcacgtgatccgcctggcctcctaaagtgctgagattacaggtgtgagccaccgcccctggccttaTTCTACTTTTGGTATGTCAGAAAATTTccataaaaaaaagttaaagagagATGTATTAACTGAATTActacattttccaaaattaagaACTAATTTCTCAGAAGTTGAAAAACAGTAAGCTGTAGTCCACTGAATATGTAAACTAACAAAAACAGACAGCAAGTGTATCGTTTCTTAGATTCttttgtgggggaaggggagtggCTAAAATTTATGTCTGAGAAGGTTGACagtggttcatatgtgaagaggCATTAAGGAAAGACAACTAGGATTCAATAAAGACAggctactaaaattaaaattaaaaaaaaaatgatatggaATCTTTATTTAGATTTTGTTTCAATGAAAAAAGATGGGATGGGAGGGTGCCAAGGGTAAAGAAAAGGATTTACCCTTCAGTCATTCAATCAGATGAGTGGCTAAGGAATAAAGATAATTAACTTCATCTTTAAGCTTTCCCTCTAGTCTCAAACTGGGAGGCTCTTCTTTTTCAAGTGTAAATTATGTGTGTAAATTAAGATGAAATATGTAACCCACTGTAAGTTTTAACCTCTTTATAAATTGATTTGAAGATTAAATTAGgggaaccaaaacaaaaaaaagttcttacataaaaaacaaatatatgtaaaacT
This window encodes:
- the RAB11A gene encoding ras-related protein Rab-11A, which produces MGTRDDEYDYLFKVVLIGDSGVGKSNLLSRFTRNEFNLESKSTIGVEFATRSIQVDGKTIKAQIWDTAGQERYRAITSAYYRGAVGALLVYDIAKHLTYENVERWLKELRDHADSNIVIMLVGNKSDLRHLRAVPTDEARAFAEKNGLSFIETSALDSTNVEAAFQTILTEIYRIVSQKQMSDRRENDMSPSNNVVPIHVPPTTENKPKVQCCQNI